The Eleutherodactylus coqui strain aEleCoq1 chromosome 6, aEleCoq1.hap1, whole genome shotgun sequence genome window below encodes:
- the LOC136633633 gene encoding formyl peptide receptor 2-like, whose amino-acid sequence MDAADLSLNLPATTLDYNYNSSNEDYETRTMPSYNDFREEDIIRNMSITLYSIVFVLGTIGNGLVIWIAGFRMKKTISATWFLNLAIADFLCCASLPLRIAGWFYIFPYMGTICCILSIFLFSINMNASVLLLTAMSIDRCITVMWPFWAKIHRTSKLVKITVAIIWVFSLLFTGLLFYLYGFYFRDLKEWCSLDFREYGPDEVKQIFQLLRLSIMFAIPFLVILISYVTIFLKLRQRRRPQRSKRPYRIITAVILCFFICWFPFYIWPLTPQYKLYYLHLHIINNIIINLACLNSCINPIIYVFMGQDFKHSLLRSIPFRLEKALSEQPNDLCREQEDFEHACTAVIISRNSPAVSSSPVF is encoded by the exons ATGGATGCTGCTGATTTAAGCCTGAATTTACCTGCCACAACTTTGGATTACAACTATAA TTCATCTAACGAAGACTACGAGACACGTACTATGCCCAGTTACAACGATTTTAGAGAAGAAGACATTATACGGAATATGTCGATTACTTTATACAGCATTGTTTTTGTTCTTGGGACTATTGGTAATGGATTAGTCATCTGGATTGCCGGTTTCAGGATGAAGAAGACAATCAGTGCCACGTGGTTCCTTAATCTGGCCATTGCAGACTTCCTATGCTGTGCATCTCTTCCTCTACGAATAGCAGGGTGGTTTTACATTTTCCCATACATGGGAACTATTTGTTGCATACTGAGCATTTTTCTGTTCAGTATAAACATGAATGCCAGTGTTCTTCTCTTGACAGCCATGAGTATTGACCGCTGTATAACGGTCATGTGGCCATTTTGGGCGAAAATTCATAGGACCAGTAAACTAGTGAAAATCACTGTGGCAATCATTTGGGTGTTCAGTTTACTTTTTACTGGGTTGCTGTTTTACTTATATGGATTCTATTTTCGGGATTTAAAGGAATGGTGTTCATTAGATTTCCGTGAATATGGTCCTGATGAGGTGAAACAGATTTTTCAACTGCTCAGGTTATCTATAATGTTTGCCATTCCTTTTCTTGTTATTTTGATCAGTTATGTTACAATTTTCCTCAAACTTAGACAAAGGAGGAGACCCCAGAGATCAAAGAGGCCCTACAGGATCATCACTGCGGTTATATTGTGTTTCTTTATCTGCTGGTTTCCTTTTTACATCTGGCCACTAACACCCCAGTATAAATTATACTACCTTCATCTCCatataataaataatattatCATCAACCTGGCTTGCCTTAACAGTTGCATCAATCCAATTATTTACGTTTTTATGGGCCAAGATTTTAAACACAGCTTATTAAGATCTATCCCCTTCAGGCTTGAAAAAGCCTTAAGTGAACAGCCCAATGACCTATGCAGAGAACAGGAGGATTTTGAACATGCTTGCACTGCTGTTATAATAAGCAGGAATTCTCCTGCTGTATCATCATCTCCTGTCTTTTAG